The following is a genomic window from Sporosarcina jeotgali.
AGTTAGGCAAGACGATGGGGTTTTCCATAAAGGAACTTGTAACTTTCTCAAACAGTTCACCCAGCAATGATCCCCCCGCCATAGAAGCGACGATGAGGAACGCTTGCATCGTGAAGTTGTCGACATTGATGGCAGGGTCATGGGCTTCTGCAACATACTCGTGAGACTCTTCTACTTCACTGGATTTTAAGTCGTGTTTTTTGATCAAATACTTAACAAGCGGTCCGCCGACCAATCCGCCTGCAACCAAACCGAATGTTGCAGCGGCAATTCCGATAGAGAACGCGGAATCGATTCCCATCGCTTCCACAGTGGTTCCGTAAGCGGTCGCGCCGCCGTGTCCGCCTTCCATGGAGACAGCTCCGGCCATCATTCCGATAAGAGGATGAATGTCGAACAAGTAGGACATGGAGACACCGATGACGTTTTGCATAATCGCAAGGAATCCGCAAGCGACCCAATAGATGATCAAAAGTTTTCCGCCCAGTTTAATGAGGGCAAAGCTTGCGCCAAGCCCGACTGTTGCGAAAAACGTCAGCATGAATAAATTTTGCAGGGATGTATCGAGCGTGAAGCTCACAAGCCCTGTTGCTTTCAAAATGGTTGCGAGAATCGCGAATAGCAATCCTCCGACAACGGGGGCAGGAATACAGAACTTCTGTAAAAGCTTGGTTTTACGCACGAGTGCCGTGCCGAGTAAAAACAGCGCCATTGCTAGGAATAGCGTCGTTATTTGATTCAATTCAATCGTCATTCTGTAAACCTCCAAGTAATGAGACAATCGCTTCGTTCGTCAAGTAGGCGCCCAGTTTTACAGTACGGCCGCCTTCATCGAGTGAAGGATTGATTTCTGAGATGTCAAATGAAAGCGTTTTCTGTTCAGATGCAACCATGCGGATGAGTTCTCGCACTTGCTTAGGGGAAAGTCCGAAAGGTGAAGGTGCACTGACGCCAGGAGCAACAGCAGCATCCAATACGTCGGAGCAAAGTGTTAGCATTATATAATCTTGTGATGCAATGAATCGGTGAAGCTGCGTATAGATCTGTTCCACTGGCAGTTCTCCTAATTCGCGTTCAGTTAAATAGTGAACGCCAAGGCGGTCTGCTTCGTCAAATAATGACTGAGTGTTGCCAAACTCTTGAATGCCTACGACGTAATAAGATGTAGTGGCATCGGTATCAAGCATTTGTTTGAACATAGTCCCTGAAGACGTCTGTTCTGTATAACTGCGTAAATCGAAATGTGCATCGATGTTTATGACACCGATTTTTGCATCAGGACCGGCAAATTCCCGGACACCTAAATAGTGACCGAAAGCGGTTTCATGTCCGCCCCCAAGAATGACAGGCTTCATATTGGCTTCCAAACTTTCCCGTACGGTTTGTCCGAGTTCTTGCTGGGCCTGTTCAAGCTGGTCATCTTTGCACGCAATTGTTCCTAAATCTACTATAGTATGGGACTCTGGCTGTCTCCATGGAAGCTTCGCTAGTTCCTGGCGAAGTGAATCCGGTCCTGCAGCAGCTCCAGTGCGTCCGTTATTTCGTCGAACTCCTTCGTCAGATGAAAACCCGATCAGTGCGCAAGTTGGATTGGCAGCGCTTTCTTTCGGAGTGTTCAGCTGCATGACTTGGTGAAGACGAAATGCTGCATGATTGGTAACATCATCGATTCGGCCGCTCCAGATTCCTGGTTTCGTTGCGTTGATCATAAGGGTCACCCTTTCAAAGTTAAGTGCAATTCGCTTCATTATACGAGCAGTCATTTATTAATTCAAATATCTAAAATTCATTTACTTATGCCTTTAGGGTATAATAGATCGAAAGAAGGAGATGAGGAGAATGGACATTAAACAGCTTCGTTACTTTGTAGCTGTCGTGAAAGAAGGCGGTTTTTCCGGCGCTGCCGCTAAATTACATTTGTCCCAGCCTTCACTGAGTAAAGCGGTCCGCACGCTAGAGGAACAAATCGGATTTCAGTTGCTGGAACGGACGACGAAACGAGTTAATATGACGGAATCGGGGCAAGTGTTTTACAAGCGTGCCTTGTATATCCTTGCTGAAATGGACATCTTTGAAAAAGAAGTGAATGAAGTAAAAGTGGCGGGCAGCGGGGAAGTCCGGCTGGGGATGATTGAATCCGTGAAAAACTGGATACCGAACGTATTAAGCTGGTACAGAAAGCAATACCCGGACATGCATGTTGTCCTAAAGGAAGTCCTGGGACGCAATGATATTGAGCAGGCACTTCGTGATTATGCAGTGCATATTTGTTTGACAAATGAATTTATCGACGAACCGGATAT
Proteins encoded in this region:
- the gltS gene encoding sodium/glutamate symporter, which translates into the protein MTIELNQITTLFLAMALFLLGTALVRKTKLLQKFCIPAPVVGGLLFAILATILKATGLVSFTLDTSLQNLFMLTFFATVGLGASFALIKLGGKLLIIYWVACGFLAIMQNVIGVSMSYLFDIHPLIGMMAGAVSMEGGHGGATAYGTTVEAMGIDSAFSIGIAAATFGLVAGGLVGGPLVKYLIKKHDLKSSEVEESHEYVAEAHDPAINVDNFTMQAFLIVASMAGGSLLGELFEKVTSSFMENPIVLPNYVGAMFVAVVIRNVVDRINGNIVHMRSITLIGDVALGIFLSMALMSIKLWEVADLALPLLVIVFVQVVFLVLFAIFVLFRILGKNYDAAVMCAGFAGHGLGATPNAMANMAAVTARYGPSRTAYLIVPIVGAFLIDVVSMPIIITTMNIFS
- the hutG gene encoding formimidoylglutamase; its protein translation is MINATKPGIWSGRIDDVTNHAAFRLHQVMQLNTPKESAANPTCALIGFSSDEGVRRNNGRTGAAAGPDSLRQELAKLPWRQPESHTIVDLGTIACKDDQLEQAQQELGQTVRESLEANMKPVILGGGHETAFGHYLGVREFAGPDAKIGVINIDAHFDLRSYTEQTSSGTMFKQMLDTDATTSYYVVGIQEFGNTQSLFDEADRLGVHYLTERELGELPVEQIYTQLHRFIASQDYIMLTLCSDVLDAAVAPGVSAPSPFGLSPKQVRELIRMVASEQKTLSFDISEINPSLDEGGRTVKLGAYLTNEAIVSLLGGLQNDD
- a CDS encoding LysR family transcriptional regulator, yielding MDIKQLRYFVAVVKEGGFSGAAAKLHLSQPSLSKAVRTLEEQIGFQLLERTTKRVNMTESGQVFYKRALYILAEMDIFEKEVNEVKVAGSGEVRLGMIESVKNWIPNVLSWYRKQYPDMHVVLKEVLGRNDIEQALRDYAVHICLTNEFIDEPDIVTAPLYTEKLVLVMSASHPLANRDTVHLADLSEEPFIITSKGFQTRKNITEAFEEAGVGMNYSYDADRFETILTLVEAGIGISIIPRNYIGEVVPDHLAIRELDSPSLERTVYLAYVKNRYRPPAIDALLQRMLESV